A window of Glycine soja cultivar W05 chromosome 2, ASM419377v2, whole genome shotgun sequence genomic DNA:
AATAATAGTAAATTGGTTGGTAGGCAGAAAGAAAAGCATTTCGTGGGCTAACActattttacaaatttgatattgaaatttgaagaaatttaaagaaatttgtgTTAGCTTCAGATTTCTCAGTTGAGAAATCAACTTCTCAAAGTGACCCAAAtgattcttcttatttattttctcatctttcttcaactaattcatttttcattaaacaaaaaagaaatataataagcATGCAACAGTTTATACATGCAACATCATTTTTTGCATCTATTTCTCTCTATCATTATGACATGTAGTACGGAGGAAAGACGagtgatatatttttttgtatgaatACAAAGGAAAGAtggttttttctttccttcaaaAATACTTTTTGGTTCTtgatctttttagtaaaatttattttaatattctctctttttttatcctttatattttaaatgtgaGCCAATGTGATCctttattaaaattagtttaaatatattgtttaatgtcattcaatcatatatttttgtttgtgtcAAAGGTTGTCGAGTTTCTTAATAGCtactttaaaattcatttaaaaatatttctaatttattgTTCGTGTAAAATCTTTAATaatgtatgaaaattaaacttaattttttattattatatagaaTTTAGACAAGtactattaaataataaataaaactcgACAAGAAATTAAGTGTaaataacattatatatttattggacCTACGTAATTTAACTCAGtaacatatatataatgtgttgaacaatgaaaaagaaaagtgtgatatatatatatatatatatatatatatatatatatatatatatatatatatatatatatatatatattgtttgcaTTTCTTCCCCATCAATGTTATGTACATTATATTTGTGTGGATAAGAATGATATATATAAGGTTTGGACGTAAAACAGCCTGCAAGGCTGGACAGTGGGGCTATATATAAACATTGTTAAAAGGTTATGCATGTTCCATATTCATCTATGTAGGAACCCAATATGATATTCTTAGTCTTTGATGTGTTGACCCACAATATTCAAATTCAATGTGTACATTCTAGCCAACTATATACAGCTCCAACCGCGCAATAAATGTTAACAGAATCATAGTTGTCATTGAAACTTCACAAGAATTCCCAAATGCTGCATGAGGTGTAGACTTCTTCCCTCATATTCAGGGCATCTACATATCAACTTTACATTATTTCTCATTTCTCTAAGTTGatactatattttaattgattcaacTTTTATAATGTGCTTGctcttcacttttcttttttcaagtcagaaagaaagaagaaataaagGAATGATGAGATAAGCCACCTACTccaagaggaaaaaaaacacacatttgTTCCTCTAAAAATTGTTAGTGATGGTAAAGAGAATGGAATGACATATATATGAAGtttcaaacaaatattttaaggacTTGGAACAATGTTTCTGATTACTTTCACGTTCTTCACCTAAAGCATAAACAGTACCAATCTACATCAATTCACACTTTCGGTTGTGGAAAGGGTAGAAGGGGTGATGAATTTAAGTCCATGGAATTAGgagtagaaaaaaagaaaaggagctAAGGAGGGGCTTTGAGACAACAtaattaattggaaaaaaatgtaGATATCATAAGGATCTTATTTGGTATGCTGTAATAATCACCACCTTTCCTTATGAATATTTTCACGTACCCTTCTAGGAACCTCACTATATGGGATACATTTTCCTACCTCCTTTGtcctttcttttcattgctTCATAAGCAAAGAATAGCCAAAAATGCCATTCAACTAGAAGAAGGGCACTTCTCAAATGATGAAAAGAAAGGTAACCATCACAATAGAGCTAGGCTGACCCAATGACACTCCCATTCCACATGTTACACTTGTACATGACAGATTTGTAAAGATTAAAGAGAGTTCCATATAGGTAGGTAGGTATGTTTAGACTTTGTAACCAGTTTGGTATactaactagtttttttttttgccacgTGTATAGTAAATAGAAAATCTGAATTGAATTAAGAGTGGACATGattcaaaatagaaattaatgaGACAAGACAAGCATATACTCACTAATGCCAAATAACCTCACTTAGCAAAATTTTGAAGTATAGGTGTACAACACTAAACCCTCAAAGATATGACACCATAACAAATTAGAAAGCAAGAAATCTCACCCCGCAAAAGATTAGTCTAAAATCAAAAGCATTGAAGTAGAGTAAATTTGACCAAAGAATTTAAGGTTGTACCTAACATGGCACTCTAAGTGCAGCTATCACATACTAGCACTGCCATCAAGCCCAAGTAATCTCCTATCCCCCATAAAATTTGTCACAAAAGAAATCATAATGAGTCTTTAGAGCAAAGTGCATTAAAGTGGTGTGAAATGTCCAAAGCATCCTTATCAAGACTATTGTTCTCATCATGTCCATAATGCCATTGCAAGCATCTTCAGGGGCATTCTAGCATATTTAACTCTTACATACCAACCTTACTTCAAAAGCAAGAccaaatttagaagaaaaacaagCTATCAAATTGGTAACCATCTAATAGCTATCTTTCTGATGAGGGAAGGGGAGACAATGCTACAGGAAGAGAATGAGTCTGAGATCATCACATCTCTTAAGAAAAAACTTGAAGTCCACATGGCAAGGAATGAGTTACTACTGAAGGAAAATCAGGAACTCAGAGAAGAAGTAGTTCGGTTAAAGTCACAGATAATTTCACTTAAAGCACACAACATGGAGAGGAAATCCGTTCTATGGAAGAAGATACAGAAATCCATAGATGACAACAACAATTCAGAAGCACATCAACAACATAAAGCACCACCAGTTCAGGTAATCACAGGTGAAAAGAGTTCACAGTATGAGAATGTGCATACAAATCCAAATTTCAAAGACACAACACCTAAAAAAGACAAACCAGCAGCAATAGTAACACCAGCTCCGCCACCAAGGCCTTCTCCCACCCTCCTTCTTCCTTTacataaaaaagagaaaggacTTAAAGTGCAGCAAGCAatagcaccaccaccacctccaacACCACCAAAATTATCATCGGTTGGGTTAAAAACTCTGCGCCGTGTGCCTGAAGTAATCGAATTGTATCGTTCCCTAACACAAAAGGATGCTAACATGGAAAACAGAATACATTCCAATGGAATTCCCACAGTAGCATTCACCAGAAACATGATTGAGGAAATTGAAAACCGCTCAACTTATCTCTCAGCTGTAAGTTTAGTTCCAAGCTCCTCAATGCTCATCATATTTATGTGTCAAATTTTTCTATGTTGATTAATCTTAATCTATGCTCATTGATACTATGCACATTTCTGGACAGATAAAATCAGAAGTTCAAAGACAAGGGGAATTCATCAGTTTCTTAATTAAGGAGGTTGAGTCTACCTCTTTTGCAGATGTTTCTGAGGTGGAAGCATTTGTCAAATGGCTAGATGGGGAACTATCTTCATTGGTGGATGAAAGGTCAGTGCTAAAACATTTTCCTCAATGGCCAGAACAAAAAGTAGATGCACTCAGAGAAGCAGCTTGTAACTACAGAGATCTGAAGAACCTTGAATCTGAAGTTTCATCCTATGAGGACAATCCCAAAGAGTCATTGGCTCAGACTTTGAGAAAGATACAAGCACTGCAAGACAGGCGAGCATGTACTAAATTTACTAATCCGCtaactaaaacttttgagcAATACTTAAAAATCAATTGAAAGTGCCACTTTCAAATGTGCAGGTTGGAGAGAAGTGTAAGTGCTAAAGAGAGGATGAGGGAGAGTACTAGCAAGAGATACAAGAATTTCCATATCCCTTGGGAATGGATGCTGGACATAGGCATTATTGGTCAGGTAGGGAGCACATAGCTTACTTATTCATGCCTTAAGAGAAATATAAACACCACCTTTCTATTAAATAAGGTTTATTGGTTAGTATGCTTACTAATGATGGTGTGTGTTttgttcaaaatatataaaggtTTATTGGTTAGTAATCTTAAACTCAAGCTTATGtgaaatcaagaaaaaatacattattggtTAGCATGCTTAAACTCCAGTTTATGTGAAATCAAACATGACGTTGTTGAATGGTCCTGTAATTGTCAGTTTCACATAGATCAAACAACCATAAAACTAATTGAGGGTATATTGTTCTATAATTCTAGCCTCAGACAAAATTAGTATCATTTCAATGACTCCAGACAAAAAGTTTCTAATGTTGATTAATCTTCATCTTTTCTAGCCTTTCATTGTAGAAGGGGTATCTAGTTATTACAATCAAAATCAATTGAATGGCTTTATCTTGTTATTGACTGCAGATGAAGCTAAGTTCATTGAGGCTGGCAAAGGAATTCATGAAACGGATGACAAAGGAATTAGTGTCAAATGAACTTTTGCAGGAAGATAACCTTTTTGTACAAGGAGTTAAGTTTGCATTCAGAGTGCACCAGGTAGAGTACATTCCTCAAACAGCCCTAAGTTAACATTTCCTCTTATCCAACTCATCAACCATGAAGCCTTTCAGTTTGCAGGTGGCTTTGATCTTGAGACCATACAAGCATTTCAAGAATTGAAGAAGATTGGTTGTGCTATACCAAGCTATAGTAATCTGATAAAATGCCCCAAACTTGTTAAAACTTGCCAGAAACCTGTATGTTAACTTAAATTGTCTTCTCTTAATTATTTGATGTATACACATTAGCCGCGGAATTGAGAAAATGTATATGCTATGTAATTTCTTAAAGCATTGCCTACTTTTGGATATTAGGT
This region includes:
- the LOC114396719 gene encoding protein CHUP1, chloroplastic-like isoform X1, which encodes MREGETMLQEENESEIITSLKKKLEVHMARNELLLKENQELREEVVRLKSQIISLKAHNMERKSVLWKKIQKSIDDNNNSEAHQQHKAPPVQVITGEKSSQYENVHTNPNFKDTTPKKDKPAAIVTPAPPPRPSPTLLLPLHKKEKGLKVQQAIAPPPPPTPPKLSSVGLKTLRRVPEVIELYRSLTQKDANMENRIHSNGIPTVAFTRNMIEEIENRSTYLSAIKSEVQRQGEFISFLIKEVESTSFADVSEVEAFVKWLDGELSSLVDERSVLKHFPQWPEQKVDALREAACNYRDLKNLESEVSSYEDNPKESLAQTLRKIQALQDRLERSVSAKERMRESTSKRYKNFHIPWEWMLDIGIIGQMKLSSLRLAKEFMKRMTKELVSNELLQEDNLFVQGVKFAFRVHQFAGGFDLETIQAFQELKKIGCAIPSYSNLIKCPKLVKTCQKPEEMIRCMTLKTVMLQDAVTQ
- the LOC114396719 gene encoding protein CHUP1, chloroplastic-like isoform X3, translating into MREGETMLQEENESEIITSLKKKLEVHMARNELLLKENQELREEVVRLKSQIISLKAHNMERKSVLWKKIQKSIDDNNNSEAHQQHKAPPVQVITGEKSSQYENVHTNPNFKDTTPKKDKPAAIVTPAPPPRPSPTLLLPLHKKEKGLKVQQAIAPPPPPTPPKLSSVGLKTLRRVPEVIELYRSLTQKDANMENRIHSNGIPTVAFTRNMIEEIENRSTYLSAIKSEVQRQGEFISFLIKEVESTSFADVSEVEAFVKWLDGELSSLVDERSVLKHFPQWPEQKVDALREAACNYRDLKNLESEVSSYEDNPKESLAQTLRKIQALQDRLERSVSAKERMRESTSKRYKNFHIPWEWMLDIGIIGQMKLSSLRLAKEFMKRMTKELVSNELLQEDNLFVQGVKFAFRVHQVALILRPYKHFKN
- the LOC114396719 gene encoding protein CHUP1, chloroplastic-like isoform X2, producing MREGETMLQEENESEIITSLKKKLEVHMARNELLLKENQELREEVVRLKSQIISLKAHNMERKSVLWKKIQKSIDDNNNSEAHQQHKAPPVQVITGEKSSQYENVHTNPNFKDTTPKKDKPAAIVTPAPPPRPSPTLLLPLHKKEKGLKVQQAIAPPPPPTPPKLSSVGLKTLRRVPEVIELYRSLTQKDANMENRIHSNGIPTVAFTRNMIEEIENRSTYLSAIKSEVQRQGEFISFLIKEVESTSFADVSEVEAFVKWLDGELSSLVDERSVLKHFPQWPEQKVDALREAACNYRDLKNLESEVSSYEDNPKESLAQTLRKIQALQDRLERSVSAKERMRESTSKRYKNFHIPWEWMLDIGIIGQMKLSSLRLAKEFMKRMTKELVSNELLQEDNLFVQGVKFAFRVHQPFSLQVALILRPYKHFKN